In Desulfuromonas sp., one DNA window encodes the following:
- the glyA gene encoding serine hydroxymethyltransferase (catalyzes the reaction of glycine with 5,10-methylenetetrahydrofolate to form L-serine and tetrahydrofolate) → MSKSLTGFDPEIAKTITDETGRQEYSLEFIASENFVSENVLEAQGSVLTNKYAEGYPGKRYYGGCEFVDVAEQLAIDRAKQLFGAEHVNVQAHSGSQANMAVYFATCQPGDTVLGMNLAHGGHLTNGSPVNFSGKLFNIVPYGVDEKTGRIDYEEVEQLAKEHKPKLIVVGASAYPRVIEFEPFRRIADQVGAKVMVDMAHIAGLVAAGEHPSPIPHAEFVTTTTHKTLRGPRGGMILCQEEYAKKLNSNIFPGIQGGPLMHVIAAKAVAFKEALSPEFKEYAAQVVKNARALAEGLVGHGFKLVSGGTDNHLMLLDFTGTDLTGKVAEETLEKAGITVNKNAVPFDTRSPFVTSGIRIGTPATTTRGLKETEMKQVADWIARALENIENDSELLAIRDEVKDLCKKFPLYAHRLK, encoded by the coding sequence ATGTCCAAGTCTCTAACCGGGTTTGATCCGGAAATCGCAAAAACCATAACCGATGAAACCGGGCGCCAGGAGTACAGCCTTGAATTCATAGCATCTGAGAACTTTGTCAGTGAAAACGTGCTTGAAGCCCAGGGTTCGGTGCTGACCAACAAGTATGCTGAAGGCTATCCGGGCAAGCGGTATTATGGCGGCTGTGAGTTTGTCGATGTCGCTGAACAATTGGCGATTGACCGGGCCAAGCAGTTGTTCGGAGCAGAGCATGTCAACGTTCAGGCCCATTCCGGTTCGCAGGCCAATATGGCGGTCTATTTCGCAACCTGTCAGCCGGGAGATACGGTTCTCGGCATGAACCTGGCGCATGGCGGCCACCTGACCAACGGCTCTCCGGTTAACTTCTCCGGCAAGCTTTTCAACATTGTACCGTACGGAGTTGATGAAAAGACCGGCCGGATCGATTACGAAGAAGTCGAGCAGCTGGCAAAAGAGCATAAACCGAAACTGATCGTTGTCGGTGCCAGTGCCTATCCCCGCGTCATTGAATTTGAGCCGTTCCGCCGTATCGCCGACCAGGTCGGCGCCAAGGTCATGGTGGATATGGCCCACATTGCCGGACTGGTTGCGGCCGGAGAGCACCCGAGCCCGATACCGCATGCCGAGTTTGTTACGACGACAACCCACAAGACCCTGCGTGGTCCGCGTGGCGGCATGATCCTCTGCCAGGAAGAATATGCCAAGAAACTGAACAGTAACATCTTCCCCGGTATCCAGGGAGGACCGCTGATGCATGTAATCGCTGCAAAAGCCGTCGCCTTTAAGGAAGCGCTCTCGCCGGAGTTCAAGGAATATGCGGCCCAGGTCGTTAAAAATGCCAGGGCACTGGCTGAAGGACTGGTTGGTCACGGTTTTAAACTCGTTTCCGGCGGGACCGACAATCATCTCATGCTGCTTGATTTTACCGGTACCGATCTGACCGGAAAAGTTGCCGAAGAGACCCTGGAAAAAGCTGGCATCACGGTCAACAAGAACGCCGTACCATTCGACACGCGATCACCTTTTGTAACCAGTGGAATCAGAATAGGCACACCGGCGACGACAACCCGCGGCCTCAAGGAGACCGAAATGAAGCAGGTTGCCGACTGGATTGCCCGGGCTCTGGAAAACATCGAGAACGATAGCGAGCTGCTGGCAATCAGAGATGAAGTCAAGGATCTGTGTAAGAAGTTCCCCCTCTATGCGCATCGGTTGAAATAA
- the rpiB gene encoding ribose 5-phosphate isomerase B, giving the protein MDGKFVIASDHGGLDLKNAVSTYLQELGICVSDLGTINDDSVDYPDYGIKVARAVSIGEADNGILICGTGIGMSIVANKFPGIRAALITDEFTARMSKEHNNANIIVMGGRVLSAEQARKLVQTWLEAEYEGGRHQRRLDKIAALEDDIRSGSL; this is encoded by the coding sequence GTGGACGGTAAATTTGTCATAGCAAGTGACCATGGCGGGCTTGATCTCAAAAACGCCGTGTCGACGTACCTTCAGGAACTCGGCATCTGCGTTAGCGACCTCGGCACCATCAATGACGATTCGGTGGATTATCCTGATTACGGAATCAAGGTTGCCCGCGCTGTCTCGATTGGCGAGGCCGACAATGGAATTTTGATTTGCGGCACCGGAATCGGCATGTCGATTGTTGCCAACAAGTTTCCCGGTATCCGGGCTGCGCTGATCACTGATGAATTTACCGCGCGGATGTCAAAAGAACATAACAATGCCAATATCATCGTCATGGGCGGCCGTGTTCTTTCGGCCGAGCAGGCCCGGAAATTGGTTCAGACCTGGCTTGAAGCGGAGTATGAAGGAGGGCGGCATCAGCGCCGTCTCGACAAGATTGCAGCGCTTGAAGACGATATCAGGTCGGGCAGTTTATAA
- the fabF gene encoding beta-ketoacyl-[acyl-carrier-protein] synthase II, with the protein MRRVVVTGIGVVSPLGIGTEKNWEALIKGQSGISPITRYDASDLPTRIAGEVKGFNADDFIDKKEQKKMDLFIQYALAAAEMAMEDSGYEVTDENAERLGVLVGSGLGGLPTMEHYHDVMREKSYKRITPFFIPMLIINLAPGQISIRFGAKGPNLSTVSACATGTHSIGDAYHMIARGDVDAMIAGGTESTITPLAMSGFNVMKALSTRNDDPAAASRPFDKGRDGFVMGEGAGILVLEEMESAKKRGAKIYAEVGGYGLTSDAYHLTAPAPEGEGAARCMKMALDKAGVNPEEVGYINAHGTSTPYNDLYETMAIKSVFGEHAYKLKVSSTKSMTGHTLGAAGGLEAVYSLLAMNRGVLPPTINYEDPDPECDLDYVPNTPVEADVDVVISNSLGFGGTNATILFKKV; encoded by the coding sequence ATGCGTAGAGTTGTCGTTACAGGAATCGGTGTCGTCTCACCGTTGGGAATCGGGACAGAGAAAAACTGGGAAGCTCTGATCAAGGGCCAATCCGGTATTTCGCCGATTACCCGTTATGATGCCAGCGATCTGCCAACGCGGATTGCCGGTGAAGTCAAAGGCTTTAACGCCGATGACTTCATCGATAAAAAAGAGCAGAAAAAAATGGATCTCTTCATCCAGTATGCACTGGCTGCAGCAGAGATGGCGATGGAGGATTCCGGCTACGAAGTCACGGATGAAAACGCCGAGCGGCTCGGAGTCCTTGTCGGCTCGGGCCTTGGCGGCTTGCCGACCATGGAACATTATCATGATGTTATGCGGGAAAAAAGTTACAAACGGATTACACCGTTTTTTATCCCGATGCTTATTATTAATCTGGCACCTGGTCAGATTTCGATCCGTTTTGGTGCCAAGGGACCGAACCTTTCGACTGTATCGGCCTGTGCAACCGGAACCCATTCCATCGGCGATGCCTATCATATGATTGCGCGCGGTGACGTCGATGCCATGATTGCCGGGGGAACCGAGTCAACAATCACACCTCTGGCGATGTCCGGCTTCAATGTCATGAAAGCCCTGTCGACCCGGAATGATGACCCTGCCGCTGCCAGCCGGCCGTTCGATAAAGGTCGTGATGGTTTTGTCATGGGTGAGGGCGCCGGCATCCTTGTTCTGGAGGAGATGGAATCCGCTAAAAAGAGAGGCGCTAAGATTTACGCCGAAGTTGGCGGCTACGGCTTGACCTCGGATGCCTACCATCTGACCGCTCCGGCGCCCGAAGGAGAAGGGGCCGCCCGCTGCATGAAAATGGCCCTCGACAAAGCCGGAGTCAACCCGGAAGAGGTCGGTTACATAAACGCTCACGGAACCTCAACTCCGTATAATGACCTTTACGAGACCATGGCAATCAAGTCTGTTTTTGGTGAACATGCGTATAAGTTGAAAGTCAGTTCGACCAAAAGCATGACCGGCCACACCCTCGGCGCGGCCGGCGGCCTTGAAGCTGTCTATTCGTTACTGGCGATGAACCGGGGCGTTCTGCCGCCAACAATCAATTACGAGGACCCGGACCCGGAGTGCGATCTCGATTACGTGCCGAACACGCCGGTCGAGGCTGACGTTGATGTCGTGATTTCCAATTCACTCGGTTTCGGCGGAACCAACGCAACCATTCTCTTTAAAAAGGTCTGA
- a CDS encoding acyl carrier protein, which translates to MAIEEKVKQIVVEQLGVDEDQVTENAAFMDDLGADSLDTVELVMALEEEFDVEISDEDAEKIQTVKDAISYIKENS; encoded by the coding sequence ATGGCTATTGAAGAAAAAGTAAAGCAGATTGTTGTTGAGCAACTCGGTGTTGACGAAGACCAGGTAACTGAAAACGCAGCCTTCATGGACGATCTCGGCGCCGATTCCCTTGACACTGTTGAGCTTGTTATGGCTCTCGAAGAGGAATTTGATGTTGAAATTTCTGACGAAGATGCCGAAAAGATCCAGACTGTCAAGGATGCAATCAGCTACATCAAGGAAAATTCCTGA
- a CDS encoding 3-oxoacyl-ACP reductase, producing MFNDQVAIVTGASRGIGKNIALALAEKGAKVAVSARNQNALAELVDEIKAAGGEAIAVAADVAKSEDADKLIAETVAAFGRVDILVNNAGITRDGLLIRMKDDDWDAVLETNLKGAFVCTRAVAKVMSKQRYGRIINISSVVGAMGNPGQANYCASKAGMIGLTKSNAREFGRRNITVNVVAPGYILTDMTDELGEKAKEELTSNIPLGRLGESDDVTQAVLFLASGQAGYITGQVLGVNGGMYM from the coding sequence ATGTTTAATGATCAGGTAGCTATTGTAACGGGTGCATCACGGGGAATCGGAAAGAACATTGCCCTGGCTCTGGCTGAAAAAGGAGCCAAGGTTGCTGTTTCAGCCCGCAACCAGAATGCCCTTGCCGAACTTGTTGATGAAATTAAGGCGGCCGGTGGCGAAGCAATCGCTGTTGCAGCAGATGTTGCAAAAAGCGAAGATGCCGATAAGTTGATAGCTGAAACGGTTGCGGCTTTTGGCCGAGTCGATATTCTCGTCAACAATGCCGGAATCACCCGTGACGGATTGCTGATCAGAATGAAGGATGATGATTGGGATGCCGTACTCGAGACAAACCTGAAAGGCGCCTTTGTTTGTACTCGCGCCGTCGCCAAGGTGATGTCGAAACAACGCTATGGCCGGATTATCAACATCTCTTCAGTCGTCGGTGCAATGGGCAACCCCGGACAGGCTAATTATTGTGCCAGCAAGGCCGGCATGATCGGCCTGACCAAATCGAACGCGCGTGAATTCGGACGACGCAATATAACAGTAAATGTCGTTGCTCCCGGCTATATCCTCACCGATATGACAGATGAGCTTGGAGAGAAGGCAAAAGAGGAACTGACATCAAATATTCCACTCGGAAGACTTGGTGAATCGGATGATGTAACTCAGGCTGTTCTGTTTCTTGCATCTGGCCAGGCCGGTTATATTACCGGACAGGTACTTGGTGTAAACGGCGGAATGTATATGTGA
- the fabD gene encoding [acyl-carrier-protein] S-malonyltransferase: MTAFVFPGQGSQHAGMGKDLADNFAAARQVFEEANDALGFDLAALCFNGPEEDLKLTTNTQPAILTTSIAALRVLQQESELQPVSAAGHSLGEYSALVCSGAMAFADAVKTVRQRGAFMQEAVPVGVGAMAAIIGLEGDLLEEVCRDAAQGEVVSPANFNSPGQVVIAGNTAAVERAIELAKEKGAKRALPLPVSAPFHCSLMVPAGERLAQVLDNVVFAEMNIPVVSNVEAAPNSDASRLQELLVAQVSAPVRWDESIARMVADGVKTFIEIGPGKVLSGLVRRIYRSAASANVEDCTSLDKLLKS; encoded by the coding sequence GAATGGGCAAGGATCTTGCCGATAATTTCGCTGCCGCACGGCAGGTATTTGAAGAAGCTAATGACGCTCTCGGATTCGACCTTGCGGCACTCTGCTTCAATGGTCCGGAAGAGGACCTGAAGCTCACAACCAACACTCAGCCGGCCATTCTGACGACAAGTATCGCTGCCTTGCGGGTTTTGCAACAGGAATCCGAGTTGCAGCCGGTCAGCGCAGCGGGGCATTCCCTGGGGGAGTATTCCGCACTGGTCTGCTCCGGGGCCATGGCTTTTGCCGATGCCGTCAAGACCGTCCGGCAGCGCGGGGCATTCATGCAGGAGGCTGTGCCGGTCGGTGTTGGCGCAATGGCAGCTATTATCGGACTCGAAGGCGACCTCCTGGAAGAAGTATGTCGAGATGCGGCGCAGGGAGAAGTTGTTTCCCCGGCCAATTTCAACAGCCCCGGGCAGGTTGTCATTGCCGGAAACACCGCTGCCGTCGAGAGGGCTATCGAGCTGGCTAAAGAAAAAGGTGCCAAGCGGGCACTCCCTTTGCCGGTCAGCGCACCCTTTCATTGTTCACTGATGGTTCCGGCCGGCGAGCGACTAGCCCAGGTGCTTGACAATGTTGTGTTTGCAGAAATGAATATTCCGGTTGTCAGCAACGTTGAGGCAGCGCCGAACAGTGATGCATCCCGCTTGCAGGAATTACTGGTGGCACAAGTCAGCGCTCCGGTCCGCTGGGATGAGTCAATTGCCCGAATGGTTGCTGATGGCGTAAAGACATTTATTGAAATCGGTCCGGGGAAGGTGCTGTCAGGGCTGGTTCGACGTATTTACCGTTCGGCGGCTTCGGCTAATGTCGAAGACTGTACTTCTCTGGATAAGCTGTTAAAATCCTAG